In one window of Azoarcus olearius DNA:
- the dcd gene encoding dCTP deaminase: MSIKSDKWIRRMAEQQGMIAPFAPELVRSNEGGKIVSYGTSSYGYDVRCANEFKIFTNINSTIVDPKDFDARNFVDFVGDVCIIPPNSFALARTVEFFRIPRNVLTVCLGKSTYARCGIIVNVTPLEPEWEGHVTLEFSNTTPLPAKIYANEGVAQMLFFESDEECETSYKDRGGKYFGQTGVTLPKI, translated from the coding sequence ATGTCCATCAAGTCCGACAAGTGGATCCGCCGCATGGCGGAGCAGCAAGGGATGATCGCGCCGTTCGCGCCCGAGCTGGTCCGCAGCAACGAAGGCGGCAAGATCGTGTCCTACGGCACCTCCAGCTACGGCTACGATGTGCGGTGCGCGAACGAATTCAAGATCTTCACCAACATCAACTCGACCATCGTCGATCCGAAGGACTTCGATGCGCGTAACTTCGTCGATTTCGTTGGTGACGTCTGCATCATCCCGCCCAACTCCTTCGCGCTTGCCCGCACGGTGGAGTTTTTCCGCATCCCGCGCAACGTGCTCACGGTCTGTCTGGGAAAGAGTACCTATGCGCGCTGCGGCATCATCGTCAACGTGACCCCGCTGGAGCCGGAATGGGAGGGCCACGTGACGCTTGAGTTTTCCAACACCACGCCGCTGCCGGCGAAGATCTACGCCAATGAAGGCGTCGCGCAGATGCTCTTCTTCGAATCCGATGAAGAGTGCGAAACCTCCTACAAGGATCGTGGGGGCAAGTATTTCGGGCAAACGGGTGTCACGCTGCCCAAGATCTGA